The DNA region GGGGCTGCCGACACGCGCCGTCGATCCGGTTCCCCGTCGCCGGCTGCGTCCAGTCGCGTATGCGTCCACGATCATGGGAACGCGCGTGCTTGACAGCGACCACGCGGTTCCGCCTGCCCGTCTGCCTTGCCGATTGCCCGGACGTTGAGGCGCCTCGGGCCGGCCTGGTGGGAAAGTCGAGGCGGAATGCTCTGGGAGCAAAGTTCGGTTCTCCGCGAACAGGGAGGGGCGCCCGAGCCACGTCGACCACGTCGCGATTCAGAACAATGGTGGAAGCAATGGAGCGTTGCGGGAACAGGCGACCTCGGGTCGAGAGGCTGGTTTCCGCGTGGAATCAAGGGGTTTGCGCGGATGCAGAGTCCGACGGCGAGGCCGACGACCCGTTGATCGGCGTGTCGGCGGAACCAAAGAAACGACCTCGAACACGCCTGACCGACGAGGAAGTGGACGCTATGCGAACAGCCCGCGCACAGGGCATCAGCGTGAAGGCCGTGGCTCGTCAGTTCGGGGTGCACCGGGGCACGGTGTGGGCGAAGACGCGGTGATGAACCCGACGGCGACGCGGGAGTTGAACTGACCTCGACCCCCTCGCGCCGCGAATCTCGGTAGGCCGTTCTGCTGCATGAAATCAACGATCTACGACGTGTGGCATGTGGATAACTCCACGGCGATACTCCGAAATACAGAGTGCTTAGCACTTTCGTTAGCACTTTTCGCGGCTCAGACGATACTGAGCCTGGTCCAGTTCGGAGGCTGAGACGAGACCCGCACCGGCCAGTAACGATTGTGGCTGAACACGGAAGACAACCATCTGGTCAAGGTCTGTGCGTCTGGCAATAGTCCAACGTGTTCTCCACCCAGCCCTCGGCGACGATCCTGGTGCATGCCTTCACCTATGGCAGGAACGGACTTCGACATCGTGATTCGCGGCGGCGTACAGGGGAACACCGGGTTGGCGAACTATCGTCAGAGTAGCGATCGGCAAATGCCGTAGCTCCACAAGGGCCTCGCCTCAGAAGTGCTCGTGATGGAAGCAGGTACCGCCCATGTCGGTAACAAAGATACAAGAACTCAACGGTCTCGGCCCCGTACGCGCGACTCGCGCCCGTGCCGGGGATTTTCCGCCGATAGCGAAGGCTTATACGCGGGTCTCGCAGCAGGTGAGGGATGCGGGTCTCCTGCGTCGGGCGCCCTGGTTCTACGTTCTGGTCGGACTGGTTCTCGTGGTCGCTCTCGGCGGCACGATAGCCGGATTCGTTCTGCTGGGAGAGAGCTGGTTCCAGCTCATCATCGCGGGAGCTCTGGGTATCGTCTTCACGCAGATCGCGTTTCTCGCCCACGAAGCGGCGCACCGGCAGATCCTCTCCCTCGGTCCGGCAAACGATCGTCTTGCGCGCGTCCTCGCCGGGGCCATCGGAATGAGCTACTCCTGGTGGGACTCCAAGCATAGCCGCCACCACTCCAACCCGAACCGAGTGGGCAAGGATCCCGATATCCAGGTCGATACCATCTCGTTCCTCGAAGAAGACGCGGTCCAGGCGAGAGGATTGCGGCGCGCTATCACGAAGCGACAAGGCTGGTTCTTCTT from Microbacterium soli includes:
- a CDS encoding helix-turn-helix domain-containing protein, whose protein sequence is MRTARAQGISVKAVARQFGVHRGTVWAKTR